GGTGCTATTGGATGTATTAACAATGCAAACGAGTTGTTTGAGATGGTATTATCTGCTTTAGGTCACGACGCATTAAAACGCCAATGCACACCGACCGGCGAGAGGTTATCTGCTAGGCATTCGAGGCGGTCTGCGGCGGGTGATTGGGAACGTTAGGTTGCAGAGTGTTCTAATTGTTGAGGTAAACAGTGAAAGACACAAAATCAATAGACTCTCAGTATCTATCTGATCTAGGGCATAAGATACAGACACTGCCTCCTGAGGAAGCATCAGCCCTGTTGTTGGAAGCTAGCACAATTCTTTTGTTTGCAGGTTTTCCTGAGATTGCCTACCAAGCATTTCTCAAATTAACACAAGGGGAACTAAACGTTAGTGAAGCAAGTTCCCTCATGCATCCGATTAAAGCGATTATTCCTGCCCTATGCTATTGCATCAAGATTCCATGTCCTAGCATTTTTTCAGAGCAGGAAAAGTCATTGAGTGAACTTGAAAAACATATCAATAAACAACTTCGAGAATATGAGAGCGTATCAGGCATAGATCGCTGGTTTCATATAGCAATGCCTTCAGGTAATTGGAGTGAGGATTTTTTGCATGACCTTACACATCCAAAAGTTCCTATTAAAGGAGAGGACAGATTTAAGCTAAGTCGCTTTTTTCAAGATTTACATCGAGTGCTCTCTCAAGATTATATCAATCGAGGGAAATGGCAAGAAGCTAGTAAGTGGTTGAAAGTTTTTGAGAATGTTCTTGATGCTTGGGAACTTGATTGTCTAAGCTATGTGGAGCAAGAAATTCTGGTTTTTGGAATACGCACTTACCTTCATCTTGAAGATATAAGTAATGCTGACAGATTTATTCAAAGATGGTGGCAATCCTTAGAAAGCTTAATAATTGGTTTGTATCTTGTGGCTTATTTACCTGAACTCATGAACAGGATTTCAGCAGGTGCTTTACAAAACAGGATTAATCTTTCCCAAGAACAAGCCCAAGAATTTCTAGATTTGGTGAATAGAAGAAACTACATTCCTATAAATATTGATTTTATCCCAACAGTTGATAATTGGAATAATTTCTTAAAGAAATGGAACGAAGTGATATTTGATAATCTTGGCGAAGAACATAGGGATAACTATGAATTTCAATATCCAGATGTTTTGGCAAGTAAATCTTGTCTTCGGACAGGCGCAACTGAGGAAGAAGTTTCTGAATTAGAGAAAAGATTAGGAGCAAAACTACCCATAGGCTA
This genomic interval from Neosynechococcus sphagnicola sy1 contains the following:
- a CDS encoding SMI1/KNR4 family protein, with the protein product MKDTKSIDSQYLSDLGHKIQTLPPEEASALLLEASTILLFAGFPEIAYQAFLKLTQGELNVSEASSLMHPIKAIIPALCYCIKIPCPSIFSEQEKSLSELEKHINKQLREYESVSGIDRWFHIAMPSGNWSEDFLHDLTHPKVPIKGEDRFKLSRFFQDLHRVLSQDYINRGKWQEASKWLKVFENVLDAWELDCLSYVEQEILVFGIRTYLHLEDISNADRFIQRWWQSLESLIIGLYLVAYLPELMNRISAGALQNRINLSQEQAQEFLDLVNRRNYIPINIDFIPTVDNWNNFLKKWNEVIFDNLGEEHRDNYEFQYPDVLASKSCLRTGATEEEVSELEKRLGAKLPIGYRNFLLASNGFTVLNEYRDLYGVKTKFNWF